The Rosa chinensis cultivar Old Blush chromosome 7, RchiOBHm-V2, whole genome shotgun sequence DNA segment GATCACCGGATGGATTACTATTGCAAACATCTAAGATactcctttctttctttgttgaggACGGAGATGTAACAATATCTTAATTATGAGGGGGATTATACCTCTAACATTAGGTTGTAGTTGTACGACAAAGACGATTGAGGCGttataattgaaaaatagaCACAGGAGCAGAAACCGAAACAGGTCCCCCCCCCActccccacaaaaaaaaaaaaaaaaaaatctcaagagGACATAATTTAAATTTTAGCTGGAAATGTATTTCCCATTTTCCTTCAAAGGATTGAAAGAAATTGAACAGAAAAATAAATTACGGAAtaaaagcaagagagaaaaaatatagATTAAAATACTCAATTACTTAAAAAATATAATATGCGATTAATATTTGGCTCAATATGTATCAAATTGTTTTACTAAATAAACTTTCTAATAAGTGACGGatgattttttacaaatttttggTGGGGGTTGTGAAAGAGTGaaagacatcatattcccaCCAAAACCGATCATATGACTTCTTATCTTTCTTAGTCTTTTATACACATGATCGCACTATCATTTGCGCAAACAGACTTTCATATGCCACTGTTTTTCATCGAGTCCAGGAGTTTTGTAAATGTCTATTAAGAGATTCGTAGACTTTAAATAGATAAATTTTCCTTTGGAATTTCGAAATTTGACATAATTTGTGTCAAATGATCTGATCTGATCCCAGAtcgaaacaaaaacaaaattagttACAAGATTTTAGGAGGCCCAAATAATTCAAGATTGGCCCACTTAGTAGGGCTTCCTTGCCTAAAAAGACTCTTAGATGGAAACTAATAATCACAGGCGAGCACGTGGTCACTACTACAACCCAAAACCGACCAAGAAAAGCGATCTTCTCCAGCTTAGAAACCAATCATGCACCAACGTTAAATTAGGGAGAAAgcaaataaacaaagaaaagaagcaaCTGCACACTCCACCGGGCCACCGGCGACAACAGAGCTTATGAATCATGACATCACCTCACAATCTCACATTCAAATTTTCAAGAGTCAAAGAAATCTATGATCATCATTAAACAATGCTTTTACCCCTTGATTAATGTTTTTGATGGTTCAGTAACCCTTCTATTAAATTGTGACATGGAGTTGTTGACTTTTGGGTATCCTTGATTGAATTTTTTCAATTCGGTGATGCTATGGTATCATGCAGTAGAAATAAAATATATGAACACGGATTACATTAGTAAAAACAGCTCATTGGATTGAGGAATCGATTCTCTTGGCACCTTTTTGAAGCAAAAAAGACAGTTAATTTTAACCAGGAGTCCAGGACAGATGCAAGGGACAATATTCCATTtcagttttatttgtttagaaCTTTGTCACATGCTCACCGAATTTTTGGCACTCAtaacttggtttttttttttttttttttagcaaataaCAATGGAGCATAAAGCTTGCAAATGGCAACATATGGTGCAATCAGATCAGCCTCAAACACACCTACGCCTGCTATCAAGTAAATGGGCAAAAGATGTAATCGAGAAAAAGTAAATGGATAGAAAAATGGTTGACTCTATTTGAAGAGCAGATTAATTTTTGACTCAATTTAGTTTCTGAATAGTTCAGTTTCTTCCACATAATGAAATGATTTATTTTGTCAACTTCATATAATAGAAAATATGAGCAATTTAAAACTACTAAGTTTCGAATTTGCATTGCAAACCAGATCATATAATTGTATCAAACTCATATATCATACATGTATATTAGTATTCAAAAAGTGAAACAAGTAAACAAATAATCGATATTTCTAAGTACTAAATCTTTAGAAACAAATTAATGATTGAATCAATACCTAGAAACTAGATCTCACATTCAAGTATACAGAAGCAAAAATCACAGATCATATTACATCATATTGCCAATCAATTACAATACTCTAGCTAGCTATTATCTGCACACCAAATCCTTGATGGTCTTACTCTTCAAAACAAGCGTCATGGTGCAATCCATCTTCCCCGTCTTTCTCTTGTTTATAATCTTCCACAAAGTCACTTTACCACTCACTTTGCCGGTGCCGGTCAGCTTCAACATCCCGGAATTTATATCACTCGTCAGATTATTAGCCCCCTCCGGCAGCTTGTTCGACCTCAAATCAACCCCAAAACTCACCCTCCCAGTCTTCTTCACTTTGGCTTGCCCCTTCACCACTTTCGTGCTCCCAACTTTGCTTCCTCCGTACAAGAAACTCACCGTGGTCGGCACAAACTCATAGTCCCCGAAGTTTGGATTCTTCACTGTCATTTGTGCAGACAAAGATGTGTTGAACGAAGGAGGCCAAGACGAGTACTTGAGATTCTTCACGGTGACGGATCTCAGCTTGATCTCCGGCGACTTGACTCGGAGAACGAGCAGCGCGAAAACCAAGATGGCGATGCTGAAGAGGACGATGCCGGTGAAAACGTAGACGAAGCACTTGTTGCTTCTCTCTCGGCGTATGGCTTTGAACGTGGGATTTTCGTCGCTTCTTTGGTGTAGCTTGCCCGGCGCCAAGGGCCAGACCTGGCTTTCTTGATCTGCCATCGTTGGAGAGTTTTTGCTGCGCTGAAAAACTTGGAAATGTTTTGGTTAAAAATGTCTATGAAGGTAAGTTGGAGTGAGAGGGTTTAAATATAATGTGTGAGTGGTCGGGTAGTTCAGGTATTTGAAAGCTTTGAGGATAAGAATGGGTCAGTTGTGGGCAACGTCCGTGTCCGCTCTTAATTAAATTATAACAGAGACACCATGGATGGCAGTTGGCAACTAGACGagaaagcctttttttttttttttggcaaagcaactaGAAAGCTTATACGCGTAGGATTAATGGGTTCATATGGAGCAGGTCAATAATGGTCAGAGAAGTGAGACGGCGCAGGTCTTTTTACCGTCacatttttcttcttattctttacctttttttttttttttttttttttttttttctttttttctcttcttattcTTTACCTAATTTAACAATCATTTCTGGAAGCCGCAATTTTGGGCTGATTCCGATGCCTATGAATATGGAGGTAAGATTCCAATGGTGGTGGAACGAGTAAGAGTGACTCTGATGAGGAATGTTTCTTCACAGTGGTGTGGGTTAAGGTGTGCTaaccttttttatttatttatttatttttattttttaagaaaatGGAATTAAGTTCCATTGATAATATCGAATGACTATACTAGAGTCTTGAGGGATTTActcaattattcaaataaaaaaaaacaaaaaaaaaaaaacttaaaattcaaaaagaatgacagaaaagaaaaaaactctaCACCTACGTAGCTCTATATAAAAGCAACTGTCTTGAAAATTTGACGCCTAACCTTTATGGTGTATATCGTAGCATCCAACACAAACAACTTCAACCTAAGACTATATAAGGCTATGCCACTACCCAAAACCACACACCAAGctaaacccaaaagaaaaaatgagaaagaaagtGGGCTAGCCCAGCCGGGCTACATTGCTGCAGCCTGGGCAGACTAAGGCCCAATGGCCGACAATCCATCTCCTTCACCACCCCAAATCGATCGGATATGAACCTCTGAGGGAGTAACACCTCATCACCCTTCCGACGGTTGCCAACGACCCACCGCCATCAACTAATAGGACTGAAACTGCCTTGATCCCAACCAGGAAAAACACACACAATCGGCTTCCTAGAAGAATCACTCTCGTTGCCTACAAACTCCTACTCGGAGAGCATGA contains these protein-coding regions:
- the LOC112177446 gene encoding late embryogenesis abundant protein At1g64065; translated protein: MADQESQVWPLAPGKLHQRSDENPTFKAIRRERSNKCFVYVFTGIVLFSIAILVFALLVLRVKSPEIKLRSVTVKNLKYSSWPPSFNTSLSAQMTVKNPNFGDYEFVPTTVSFLYGGSKVGSTKVVKGQAKVKKTGRVSFGVDLRSNKLPEGANNLTSDINSGMLKLTGTGKVSGKVTLWKIINKRKTGKMDCTMTLVLKSKTIKDLVCR